Proteins found in one Methanospirillum hungatei JF-1 genomic segment:
- a CDS encoding SDR family oxidoreductase encodes MSDVFEGKVAIVTGGTSGIGYAVSEELLKRGATVWVIGSRQESVDKARKSFAAYKNTRFLAVDVTVADQVKGMIDACVEKDGRLDYLFNNAGIGMTHPSQYLTLEMWQQAIDLNLWGVVYGVHFALPVMLAQKSGHIVNTSSIAGIVPLPSQAAYCATKHAVTALTESLRYEFFEEGIAFTTICPSNVATAIFGKADIPQDAIPAEEAARIILEGVEKKEGIVIFPAYVKKMYERALTDQAFKEKFLLEYARRRNDGWRRGVPYLGAPMDLMEM; translated from the coding sequence ATGAGTGATGTATTTGAGGGAAAGGTAGCAATCGTGACCGGGGGCACATCCGGCATCGGTTATGCAGTATCAGAAGAGTTGCTGAAACGCGGTGCAACGGTCTGGGTGATCGGCAGCCGGCAGGAGAGCGTGGATAAAGCACGAAAATCCTTTGCCGCCTATAAAAATACGCGGTTCCTGGCAGTGGACGTGACTGTTGCCGACCAGGTGAAAGGAATGATTGATGCGTGTGTTGAAAAAGATGGCCGGCTCGATTATCTCTTCAACAATGCCGGTATCGGCATGACGCACCCGAGCCAGTACCTGACGCTTGAGATGTGGCAGCAGGCCATCGATCTCAACCTCTGGGGTGTCGTCTATGGCGTCCATTTTGCCCTGCCGGTCATGCTTGCACAAAAGAGCGGACATATCGTGAACACGTCATCCATTGCCGGAATTGTCCCGCTGCCTTCCCAGGCTGCGTACTGTGCGACCAAGCATGCTGTCACAGCCCTGACCGAGTCGTTGCGGTACGAGTTCTTCGAGGAGGGCATTGCATTTACGACCATCTGCCCGTCCAATGTCGCAACAGCGATCTTCGGCAAAGCTGACATACCCCAGGATGCGATCCCGGCTGAAGAGGCGGCGCGGATCATCCTTGAAGGGGTAGAGAAGAAGGAAGGGATCGTCATCTTCCCGGCGTATGTAAAGAAAATGTACGAGCGCGCCCTGACTGACCAGGCGTTTAAGGAGAAGTTCTTACTCGAATATGCCCGGCGCCGCAATGACGGGTGGAGACGGGGAGTCCCCTATCTCGGCGCCCCGATGGACCTGATGGAAATGTAA
- a CDS encoding transposase, with the protein MTLNQSRLFRTLKTLDIFVDRALNIEYPAKGLSGFQYNRDLLKAAVANSYLETVGNRADSIHLAIKKVKTSDIVWAYRDTVQTVGSRFGLKDKDVVLAFDYTDEDFYGEINTLWIHGHTGEHAVKGKFKFLSCSIINSDIPEKIPLISIPVVQGHCMAQMVAWCFTIIKPLINSVILSIYNRGFYSKDLMLTLTHASLPYLIFVKKDSKIKKELESLKESEKKKITYCFKLNKDMTVIKGETTLALLKQIFDKKSQKSFDWAFATNQEEINLDTIIPSYKRRWRIETGFRVQDEARISSKSKDMKIRYFFFAYEQVLQLLWTALYKEEVPFKQFLLEIYELANARYHEP; encoded by the coding sequence ATGACTCTGAATCAGAGTAGGTTATTTAGAACTCTAAAAACATTGGATATTTTTGTTGATCGTGCACTAAATATTGAGTACCCTGCAAAAGGATTGTCCGGATTTCAGTACAATCGTGATTTGCTTAAAGCAGCGGTAGCAAATTCATATCTTGAAACTGTTGGCAATAGAGCAGATAGTATTCATTTAGCGATAAAAAAGGTGAAAACATCAGACATTGTTTGGGCCTATCGTGATACGGTTCAAACAGTAGGTTCTCGGTTTGGTTTAAAAGATAAAGATGTGGTTTTAGCTTTTGACTACACGGATGAAGATTTTTATGGCGAAATAAACACTTTATGGATTCATGGTCATACTGGAGAACATGCAGTTAAAGGCAAATTCAAGTTTCTTTCTTGTTCAATAATAAATAGTGATATACCTGAAAAAATCCCCCTAATCTCGATTCCCGTAGTGCAAGGCCATTGCATGGCACAAATGGTTGCATGGTGTTTTACGATAATTAAACCATTGATTAACTCAGTGATTTTGAGCATCTATAACCGGGGTTTTTACAGTAAGGATCTCATGTTAACTCTTACCCATGCATCACTTCCATACCTAATATTCGTTAAAAAAGACTCTAAAATCAAAAAAGAACTTGAATCGTTAAAAGAATCAGAAAAAAAGAAAATAACCTACTGCTTTAAATTAAACAAAGATATGACAGTCATCAAGGGGGAGACAACCCTTGCCCTTTTAAAGCAAATATTTGATAAAAAGTCCCAAAAATCTTTTGATTGGGCATTTGCTACCAATCAGGAGGAAATAAACCTTGATACGATTATTCCATCATACAAACGACGATGGAGAATAGAAACAGGATTTAGGGTTCAAGATGAAGCGAGAATCTCTTCAAAATCTAAAGATATGAAAATTCGATACTTCTTTTTTGCATATGAACAAGTTTTGCAACTTTTGTGGACTGCGCTTTATAAGGAGGAAGTTCCGTTCAAACAATTTCTACTTGAAATCTATGAATTGGCAAATGCTCGATATCACGAGCCATGA
- a CDS encoding DUF2080 family transposase-associated protein, which produces MRTIDIEPSTRLTIEGIQGYLVRKVTKFGNGAKVDCPKEYLDKTVYLVIK; this is translated from the coding sequence ATGCGAACCATTGACATTGAACCATCTACCAGATTGACAATTGAAGGCATCCAGGGGTACTTGGTCAGAAAAGTCACAAAATTTGGGAATGGGGCAAAAGTAGATTGTCCTAAAGAATATCTCGATAAAACAGTCTATTTGGTTATAAAATGA
- a CDS encoding class I SAM-dependent methyltransferase: protein MEFNRLQPSIRMHSYLTLSALKKTLLYAIQNTLMPDEKYRILDLGCGEKPYLPLFKDWAIEYIGIDTSAGDLYGIGEFLPFRNNSFNLVISTQTLEHVDDPINLVSEIYRVLAPRGIVILSTHGIWFNHGDHWRWTESGLLKLFSPRFQIEILENGGAILCLFQFLCFYAMRVPIFREITIPIFNILGRGLDRLIAIPKFLTINYTVVGKKM from the coding sequence ATGGAATTTAACCGTTTGCAACCTTCTATCAGAATGCATAGTTATCTTACGCTTTCTGCCCTAAAAAAAACACTTTTATATGCAATTCAAAATACACTCATGCCAGACGAGAAATATCGTATTCTTGATCTTGGGTGTGGTGAAAAACCGTATCTCCCTCTTTTTAAAGATTGGGCAATAGAATATATTGGAATTGATACTTCTGCGGGAGACTTATATGGCATCGGTGAATTCCTGCCATTTCGAAATAATTCATTTAACCTTGTAATCTCCACTCAAACACTAGAGCATGTTGATGATCCCATTAATTTAGTATCTGAAATATATCGAGTTCTCGCTCCAAGGGGTATTGTAATCTTATCAACGCATGGAATTTGGTTTAATCATGGAGATCATTGGCGATGGACTGAATCCGGCCTTTTAAAGCTTTTTTCACCCCGCTTTCAAATTGAGATTTTGGAAAACGGGGGGGCCATTCTCTGTCTTTTTCAATTTTTATGCTTTTATGCAATGCGTGTTCCGATTTTTCGGGAGATCACTATTCCTATATTCAATATATTAGGAAGAGGTTTAGATAGATTAATAGCTATTCCAAAGTTTCTGACTATAAATTATACAGTCGTAGGAAAAAAGATGTAA
- a CDS encoding glycosyltransferase, whose amino-acid sequence MIEKMNRNLILITDTYPFGAVAESFLDKEIPYLSSFFNSIIIVPRNFPAEIEKVERKMPDNVVIDTSLLKYFTNKKIKRILFIKIIVGSILFYKEILKRPKIFFDIRALKKTIYYLLSAYLVKNWVLNFLKQNNSNLSQTLFYTYWLGSSTMGVNLVKKDNNLIKVISRAHRYDIYEDLYIPKYLPFRNESMSINRIFCISNHGMKYIINHYPFLKSICSISYLGVEKPDFISQPSFDSIFRIVSCSYIVPVKRIHLIILALKEFAKKRPELKIKWTHIGYGRLFDQIKKEATSLLSNNIIANFTGYLSDNLFYNFYKTNPIDVFINVSASEGIPVSIMEAQSFGIPVIATAVGGTPEIVTEDVGILLSENPSPEEIANAIEFFIDNPEITKRMRLKSIENWEKNFNAVKNFTEFAKTLKMI is encoded by the coding sequence ATGATTGAAAAAATGAATAGAAATCTGATATTAATAACTGATACCTACCCATTTGGAGCTGTTGCCGAATCATTCCTTGATAAAGAAATACCTTATTTAAGCAGCTTTTTTAATTCTATTATAATTGTTCCGCGCAATTTTCCCGCTGAAATTGAAAAAGTTGAAAGAAAAATGCCTGATAATGTAGTGATTGATACATCTTTATTGAAATATTTCACTAATAAAAAAATAAAACGTATTTTATTCATTAAAATTATTGTGGGATCCATTTTGTTTTATAAGGAAATTTTAAAAAGGCCCAAAATATTTTTTGATATTCGTGCATTGAAAAAAACCATTTATTATCTTCTGTCAGCTTATCTTGTTAAAAATTGGGTCCTAAACTTCCTTAAACAAAATAACTCCAATTTATCTCAAACTTTATTTTATACCTATTGGTTGGGTTCGTCTACGATGGGTGTCAATTTAGTAAAAAAAGATAATAATTTGATAAAAGTAATATCCAGAGCACATCGATATGATATATATGAAGATCTATATATTCCGAAATATTTACCATTTAGAAATGAAAGCATGAGTATTAACAGGATTTTTTGCATATCAAATCATGGAATGAAATATATTATCAATCATTATCCATTCTTGAAATCAATATGTAGTATTTCGTATTTAGGTGTAGAAAAACCGGATTTTATTTCCCAACCATCATTCGATAGTATATTTCGAATTGTCAGCTGCTCTTATATTGTTCCAGTAAAACGTATTCATCTTATCATATTGGCCTTAAAAGAATTTGCAAAAAAACGACCTGAATTAAAAATTAAATGGACACATATTGGTTATGGCCGTCTTTTTGATCAAATTAAAAAAGAAGCAACCTCTTTATTAAGTAATAATATAATTGCCAATTTTACGGGGTATCTTTCCGATAATCTTTTTTATAACTTTTATAAAACTAACCCGATAGACGTTTTCATCAATGTCAGTGCATCAGAAGGGATCCCGGTCTCCATCATGGAAGCCCAAAGCTTTGGTATTCCTGTTATTGCAACGGCCGTTGGCGGAACACCTGAAATCGTTACAGAAGATGTTGGCATTCTTTTAAGTGAAAATCCATCCCCGGAGGAAATTGCAAACGCAATCGAATTTTTCATTGATAATCCGGAAATTACTAAACGTATGCGATTAAAGAGTATTGAGAATTGGGAAAAAAACTTTAATGCAGTGAAAAATTTCACAGAATTCGCAAAGACTCTAAAAATGATATAA
- a CDS encoding lipopolysaccharide biosynthesis protein, whose translation MSQDRPRKSSPFAKDVFTLVTGTAFAQLIGIIASPLLTRLYGPESFGLLALFTSITGIIGVIACMRYELAIMLPKDDEDAVNLLGLCIIMVTIITGLTAIGLLLGGDALFALLNARDLAPYLWLIPPFIFISGLFLALNYWNSRTRHYGRLSIARVTSVITSTGAQLGAGFAGYATGGSLIGASLAGSAISTGILGGQIWRDDGAYIKEKISWKGMIYGLKRYKKFPLLDSTSALLNTISWQLPVLLLSAFFSPVIVGFYALGMRVLQTPMSLIGGAIAQVFFQRAAEDFHKGTLSILMAEVFDVLLKIGVFPMLLLTITGWDLFTVIFGDTWGEAGIYAQLLGIWAIFWFISSPLSTILSVTENLRMGFFLTILNLSTRISSLLIGGFLGNIYIAIALFSFSGVLVYGFGCLIFLHYAGLKISSSLNMIIKVVVFSFLFLIPLLIFKIMKIPPLIISIIALVSCIIYYSQLFITDTRFRNILTALKRHFEI comes from the coding sequence ATGTCGCAGGACCGCCCCAGGAAGTCATCTCCCTTTGCAAAAGATGTGTTTACGTTGGTGACCGGGACCGCCTTTGCCCAGCTGATTGGAATTATCGCATCTCCTCTCCTCACCCGCCTCTACGGTCCTGAATCTTTTGGTCTATTGGCACTTTTCACATCCATCACGGGGATCATCGGTGTTATCGCCTGTATGCGATACGAGCTTGCAATCATGCTCCCCAAGGATGATGAAGATGCAGTAAACCTCCTCGGGCTTTGTATCATAATGGTGACAATTATTACAGGCCTCACCGCTATCGGCCTTTTACTGGGAGGGGATGCTTTATTTGCCCTTCTGAATGCCCGGGATCTCGCACCTTACCTGTGGCTCATCCCCCCGTTTATTTTTATCAGTGGACTGTTCCTCGCGCTGAATTACTGGAATTCCCGGACACGACATTACGGAAGGCTCTCTATCGCACGGGTCACTAGCGTAATAACCTCGACCGGGGCACAGCTTGGTGCGGGATTTGCCGGGTATGCCACCGGCGGGAGTTTGATCGGTGCAAGTCTTGCAGGTTCGGCTATTTCGACGGGAATCCTTGGGGGACAGATCTGGCGGGATGATGGGGCTTATATCAAGGAGAAAATCTCGTGGAAAGGCATGATTTATGGTTTAAAGAGGTATAAAAAATTCCCATTACTCGATAGTACATCTGCGTTATTGAATACCATCTCCTGGCAATTACCCGTGCTCCTCCTGTCTGCCTTTTTCTCTCCGGTAATCGTGGGATTTTATGCACTAGGTATGAGAGTGCTACAGACTCCGATGAGTCTGATTGGGGGAGCAATTGCCCAGGTATTTTTTCAGAGAGCAGCAGAAGATTTTCACAAAGGTACCCTATCAATACTCATGGCTGAAGTTTTCGATGTATTATTGAAAATTGGTGTGTTTCCAATGCTTCTCCTCACAATAACCGGGTGGGATTTATTTACAGTGATATTCGGTGATACCTGGGGAGAGGCCGGTATATATGCCCAATTACTCGGGATATGGGCAATATTTTGGTTCATCTCTTCGCCTTTAAGTACAATTCTTTCTGTTACTGAAAATCTGAGAATGGGTTTTTTTTTAACAATATTGAATTTAAGCACAAGAATCAGTTCCCTTTTAATAGGAGGCTTTTTGGGGAATATCTATATTGCTATAGCCTTATTTTCATTTTCAGGTGTTTTAGTATATGGTTTTGGTTGCTTAATTTTCTTACATTATGCTGGATTAAAAATTTCTTCTTCGCTAAATATGATAATAAAAGTCGTTGTTTTCTCATTTTTATTTCTTATTCCATTATTAATATTCAAAATAATGAAAATCCCTCCACTTATTATTTCTATAATCGCTTTGGTAAGTTGCATTATATATTATAGTCAATTATTTATCACAGATACACGATTCCGAAATATTTTAACAGCACTTAAAAGACATTTTGAAATATAA
- a CDS encoding (Fe-S)-binding protein, producing the protein MGFDASKCDFSRCKGECLTKCPYVSYDEKEAKNQINSLIKGDMTPILKECITCAACNEYCPLGANPWDLILWRQEQTQVLGIPIDAKPASDWLVKPKMVRTGKPGGALISLCGIYEVVPQQEFLTGMMFDKATLIGGGEYCCGFTETHLGRGSRPYEFLPTLVRNLADAAKEYGVSEIVFTHDACYNVLTTIAMQQRIEVPFRPIHILEYIRNWLLDHTDKIRPLNMKIAYQGGCTTRYAAKGGETWKDWLIEILKLVGVTCVEDKRKYTGNNRLCCCCSIFHTQHDRAMKFQQMNIQDAIDAGAEGYCFICPACVSVMRMTCKEMNLTPYYITQLVKMALHEDLGKAGTAAFGYPVK; encoded by the coding sequence ATGGGCTTTGATGCTTCCAAATGTGATTTCTCCCGGTGCAAAGGTGAATGCCTGACAAAGTGCCCCTATGTCTCGTATGATGAGAAAGAGGCAAAAAACCAGATCAATTCCCTAATCAAAGGTGATATGACACCTATCCTCAAAGAGTGCATCACCTGTGCCGCATGTAATGAGTACTGCCCGCTCGGTGCAAACCCCTGGGACCTGATCCTCTGGCGGCAGGAACAGACCCAGGTACTGGGAATCCCAATAGATGCAAAACCTGCATCAGACTGGCTGGTAAAACCAAAGATGGTCAGAACTGGAAAACCCGGCGGGGCACTCATATCACTCTGTGGTATTTATGAGGTTGTTCCCCAGCAGGAATTCCTTACCGGCATGATGTTTGATAAAGCCACCCTCATCGGTGGAGGGGAGTATTGTTGCGGGTTTACCGAGACCCATCTCGGACGCGGTTCCAGACCATATGAATTCCTCCCGACCCTGGTCAGAAACCTTGCCGATGCTGCGAAAGAATACGGGGTATCAGAGATCGTATTCACCCACGATGCCTGTTATAACGTGCTGACAACCATAGCGATGCAGCAGCGTATCGAGGTTCCATTCAGGCCAATTCATATCCTTGAGTACATCAGAAACTGGCTGCTTGATCACACGGACAAAATTCGCCCTCTCAACATGAAGATAGCCTATCAGGGAGGATGTACAACCCGGTATGCGGCAAAGGGAGGTGAGACCTGGAAAGACTGGCTTATAGAGATCCTAAAACTCGTCGGTGTTACCTGTGTTGAGGACAAGAGAAAATATACCGGGAATAACCGGCTGTGCTGTTGCTGCAGTATCTTTCATACCCAGCATGACCGGGCGATGAAATTTCAGCAGATGAACATACAGGACGCCATTGATGCCGGTGCTGAAGGGTACTGCTTCATCTGCCCGGCTTGTGTCTCGGTTATGCGGATGACCTGCAAAGAGATGAACCTGACACCCTATTACATCACCCAGCTTGTAAAGATGGCACTCCACGAGGATTTGGGAAAAGCCGGCACTGCAGCATTCGGATACCCCGTGAAGTAG
- a CDS encoding pyridoxamine 5'-phosphate oxidase family protein, with the protein MVIFTREMKDALRVPGKGGSLIYMATSSLDGKPNIAAMRFVATHGDDKILISDMFLLKTKMNLKENPECCIAICHPLDSGRDWVFKGKAIDIEYGFPPDFDWYGVTAKEILDKWGDWASLEPPKEVPPDIVFPKPAQRGVVVLHVEEIYSIEKGKTGERIQ; encoded by the coding sequence ATGGTCATATTTACCAGGGAGATGAAGGATGCCCTGCGTGTTCCGGGAAAAGGTGGAAGCCTTATCTATATGGCAACGAGCAGTCTTGACGGAAAACCAAATATCGCAGCAATGAGGTTTGTGGCAACCCATGGTGATGACAAGATCCTGATTTCAGATATGTTCCTGCTCAAGACCAAGATGAACCTGAAGGAGAACCCGGAATGCTGCATCGCTATCTGCCATCCGCTTGATTCAGGAAGAGACTGGGTCTTTAAAGGGAAGGCAATTGACATCGAATACGGCTTTCCTCCGGATTTTGACTGGTACGGGGTAACAGCAAAAGAGATACTTGACAAGTGGGGAGACTGGGCCAGCCTTGAACCACCCAAAGAGGTTCCACCTGACATCGTATTTCCAAAACCGGCCCAGCGTGGCGTTGTCGTTCTCCATGTAGAGGAGATTTATTCAATAGAGAAAGGAAAAACCGGAGAACGCATCCAGTGA
- a CDS encoding 4Fe-4S dicluster domain-containing protein, whose protein sequence is MGEEDTGKTPNKFPWFEPFACEGCGDCITVCPTGSLELLDNENQKVPKAWVTNPDTCIGCGKCAKACIVGAVQMTRYVDMAKKRYKEEERPV, encoded by the coding sequence ATGGGAGAAGAAGACACCGGGAAAACCCCGAACAAATTCCCCTGGTTTGAACCCTTTGCCTGTGAAGGGTGTGGGGACTGTATTACCGTCTGCCCCACCGGATCACTTGAACTCCTCGATAACGAGAATCAGAAAGTTCCCAAGGCATGGGTAACGAACCCTGACACCTGCATCGGGTGCGGCAAATGTGCGAAAGCCTGTATTGTCGGTGCAGTCCAGATGACACGGTACGTGGATATGGCAAAGAAACGATATAAGGAAGAAGAGAGGCCGGTTTAG
- the mch gene encoding methenyltetrahydromethanopterin cyclohydrolase has translation MISVNTNALPVVLDMIRNAEILGIKVHSLENGATLIDCGVMENGCHEAGLQFLKVCAGGLIEPTIVHQPIAGQIFPFVHLTVKHPIIACLGSQKAGWVIKRNRFFAMGSGPARALALKPKGTYQAIQYYDTSDVAIITLEAGMLPDAEVCEYIADKCGVKPSCLYALVASTRSIVGSIQISGRIVTMAMHKLEDMGYDLSNIVNAAGRSPVAPVKRTFEQAMGVTNDCNIYYGSVIISTRFYSDDFSRITSDNSEMYGRPFYELFRNANYDIVNIGSYLGFSPAELTVNDCTTGKIYHFGRLNEEVLLESFQATYERV, from the coding sequence ATGATTAGTGTAAATACCAATGCCCTTCCTGTTGTGCTTGATATGATACGCAACGCAGAGATTTTGGGTATAAAAGTTCATAGCCTTGAGAACGGCGCTACTTTGATTGACTGCGGGGTGATGGAAAACGGGTGCCATGAAGCCGGCCTGCAATTCCTGAAAGTCTGCGCCGGGGGATTAATTGAACCCACCATCGTCCATCAGCCGATTGCAGGACAGATTTTTCCTTTTGTCCACCTGACCGTGAAGCACCCGATCATCGCCTGTCTTGGTTCTCAGAAGGCAGGATGGGTCATTAAAAGAAACCGCTTCTTTGCGATGGGGTCTGGACCGGCCCGTGCACTTGCGTTAAAGCCAAAAGGAACATATCAGGCGATTCAGTATTATGATACCTCGGACGTCGCCATTATTACACTTGAGGCAGGGATGCTTCCGGATGCAGAAGTCTGTGAATATATAGCAGACAAGTGCGGGGTAAAACCATCCTGTCTTTATGCCCTTGTTGCCTCCACCAGAAGTATAGTCGGTTCAATTCAGATATCAGGGCGGATTGTCACCATGGCCATGCACAAGCTTGAGGATATGGGCTATGATCTCTCCAATATTGTCAATGCAGCAGGAAGGTCCCCGGTTGCTCCGGTGAAACGGACGTTTGAACAGGCGATGGGAGTGACCAATGATTGTAATATTTATTATGGATCGGTCATTATCTCCACACGGTTCTATTCAGATGACTTCTCAAGGATAACGTCTGACAATTCAGAGATGTACGGACGTCCCTTTTATGAACTGTTCAGAAATGCAAATTATGATATTGTCAATATTGGTTCATATCTTGGATTCTCACCGGCAGAACTGACCGTAAATGACTGTACCACCGGAAAAATCTATCATTTTGGCAGATTAAACGAGGAAGTTCTCCTTGAATCCTTTCAGGCAACGTACGAGCGTGTCTAA
- a CDS encoding PAS domain S-box protein — MTISILYVDDDTDYHIIVSKFFKREADLSVTFCSTAHAALDLLEHELFDVIVSDYLMPVMDGISLLKEVRKRYGRLPFILFTGRGREEVVIQAINNGVDYYLQKGGDFLGQFTDLIHKIRSLYEKNAIENLARENERRFRKTLDRIHMVAFHLDENGIVQYCNDYLLSLTGWTRDEFLHKDFFEMAVPPDLREMKKRLYKEAVSKESISQHEEMKILLRSGEIRDLDIINTDMRDEKGRFLGYMCIGEDVTEKKRVRNEALSWKQRYEKLTARTGQIAYEYDIDNDILLMDESAGHVIGYAPEELRNGKELWMNIIHPDDYQNVFDTFSRAVSESEEFDISYRIKHKNGRYIWIQIQGFFDPAPDTRSKIIGIISDITREKEAEIALLKSEEKFKLYLEKAPYLVVIFDRYGRISYTNPAGEQLTGYSSAEITQMSVFDLILPEEVPETRIVFETLFERGYVHKNVTLIGKNKNIVYVEADAILLEGGEVLGFCLDITENVVNEKKISEISRKLRLLQSITRHDVMNVVTSIRGYMLLLNDFEDPAERERIFDTIIGFLKRIENLVNFSREYEQIGVHSPTWQNVAHLIEHIHTSNIPVRCAIPQDLALYADPMLDHVFANLYHNSVNHGGDVTEISCYMGIDEQGIRIIWEDNGVGIPSEEKDRIFILGYGKNSGFGLYFISEVLAMTGISITETGEYGKGARFEISVPRAMYRFESEQ; from the coding sequence ATGACTATCTCCATCCTCTATGTTGATGACGATACTGATTACCACATCATAGTCTCCAAATTTTTCAAGAGAGAAGCCGATCTTTCTGTTACGTTCTGTTCTACCGCTCATGCCGCTCTTGACCTCCTTGAGCATGAGTTATTTGATGTCATTGTCTCTGATTATCTGATGCCGGTGATGGACGGAATTTCACTTTTGAAGGAAGTGAGGAAGAGATATGGAAGACTTCCATTCATTCTCTTTACCGGGAGGGGCAGGGAAGAGGTGGTCATTCAGGCGATCAATAATGGAGTGGATTACTATCTGCAAAAGGGTGGGGATTTTCTCGGCCAGTTCACCGATCTGATTCACAAGATACGATCTCTGTATGAGAAGAATGCGATAGAAAATCTGGCACGGGAGAATGAAAGACGGTTTCGAAAGACCCTTGACCGAATCCATATGGTGGCTTTTCACCTGGATGAAAACGGGATAGTTCAATATTGCAATGACTATTTGCTCTCTCTGACCGGGTGGACCAGGGATGAATTTCTCCACAAGGACTTCTTTGAGATGGCGGTACCTCCCGACCTTCGTGAAATGAAAAAACGCCTGTATAAGGAGGCTGTTTCAAAGGAATCCATCTCCCAGCATGAAGAGATGAAAATCCTCCTCAGGTCAGGAGAGATCCGGGATCTTGATATCATCAATACTGACATGCGCGATGAGAAGGGGCGGTTCCTTGGGTACATGTGTATTGGTGAAGATGTTACTGAGAAGAAGAGGGTGCGAAATGAGGCTCTTTCCTGGAAACAGCGGTATGAGAAGTTAACTGCCAGGACCGGACAGATTGCGTATGAATATGATATTGATAATGATATCCTTCTCATGGATGAGAGTGCCGGCCATGTGATCGGGTATGCTCCTGAGGAACTCAGAAATGGAAAGGAACTCTGGATGAATATCATTCATCCGGATGATTACCAGAATGTCTTTGATACATTCAGCAGGGCAGTTTCTGAATCAGAGGAGTTTGATATCTCATATCGGATAAAGCATAAAAACGGGAGGTATATCTGGATTCAGATCCAGGGGTTCTTTGACCCTGCCCCTGATACGCGATCGAAGATCATAGGGATTATTTCTGATATTACCAGGGAAAAGGAAGCGGAGATAGCACTCTTAAAAAGTGAAGAGAAATTTAAATTATACCTTGAAAAAGCTCCATATCTTGTTGTAATATTTGATCGGTATGGCCGCATATCCTACACAAACCCGGCAGGAGAGCAGCTGACCGGGTACTCATCTGCAGAGATCACTCAGATGAGTGTATTTGATCTGATATTGCCTGAAGAGGTGCCAGAAACCAGGATCGTTTTTGAAACTCTCTTCGAAAGGGGATATGTTCATAAAAATGTAACCCTGATCGGAAAGAACAAAAATATTGTATATGTCGAAGCAGATGCGATTCTGCTTGAAGGGGGGGAGGTCCTTGGATTCTGCCTGGATATCACAGAGAACGTAGTTAATGAGAAGAAAATATCAGAAATATCCCGAAAACTCCGGCTTCTTCAGTCAATAACCCGTCATGATGTAATGAATGTGGTAACATCCATCCGGGGATACATGCTTCTGCTGAATGATTTTGAAGATCCTGCTGAGAGAGAACGGATTTTTGATACCATTATCGGGTTTCTGAAAAGGATTGAGAATCTGGTAAACTTTTCACGAGAATATGAGCAGATTGGGGTCCATTCTCCAACCTGGCAGAATGTTGCCCATCTTATCGAACACATTCATACCTCCAATATCCCGGTGAGGTGTGCGATCCCACAGGATCTGGCCTTGTATGCAGATCCCATGCTGGATCATGTCTTTGCCAACCTCTATCATAACTCGGTCAATCATGGGGGTGATGTGACTGAGATATCCTGTTACATGGGAATCGATGAGCAGGGGATCAGGATCATATGGGAGGATAATGGGGTGGGGATTCCTTCAGAGGAAAAAGATCGGATATTTATCCTTGGGTACGGGAAGAACTCGGGATTTGGTCTCTACTTCATTTCAGAGGTCCTGGCAATGACCGGGATTAGCATCACCGAGACCGGTGAGTATGGAAAAGGGGCACGGTTTGAGATCTCTGTGCCGAGAGCGATGTATCGGTTTGAATCTGAACAATAA
- a CDS encoding rubredoxin, whose protein sequence is MMKRVVSTTTKKEGIWRCDPCRWYYYPDKGDPTQNIPPGTSFEDLPSTWRCPICKEPKSAFTFIR, encoded by the coding sequence ATGATGAAGCGTGTTGTATCGACCACAACCAAAAAGGAAGGAATATGGCGGTGTGACCCCTGCCGATGGTATTATTATCCTGATAAGGGCGATCCAACCCAGAACATCCCTCCCGGAACATCCTTCGAAGACCTGCCGTCGACCTGGAGATGTCCGATCTGTAAAGAGCCGAAATCAGCGTTTACCTTTATCAGGTAA